From Cryobacterium sp. GrIS_2_6:
CGTGTGGGTTCGAGCGGGGAGCGGGGGCCCGCGAGCCAGCGGTCAACCTCGTCTCTCGTGAGTGTGCGGTCAGCGATCGTCATCGTGTCTTCCTGTCTGTGTGGAGTTGTCAAAGCGGGGGCGACTAGTGCCGCCCCCGGTGGATCAGGGCTAGAAGGGGGTTCCGCCCGCGTAGTCGTCGGTGGGTGCCTGAGCCCACGGTTCCTCGTCCGGAGCTTCCTGAGCCGTCTCCGGCGATCCTGTGGCTGCAGAGCCCCGTTCGGCGGGTTCGACCCGATCGGCCCACACGATCAGGTCGTAGTACTTCTTCCCCTCGTGCTCGCGGGTCTCCGTGGCCTCTGTGCCCCACACGTGCACCCGGTCGCCCTTGACGAACTCGGACAGGTCGATCCCTGACGCTCTCGACACCTTCACCGTGCGGAAGGTGCGCCCGATCGTTTCGTACTTGCCGGCGTCGTTCTTCTTCGAGTGCGGTTCGGCGGTCTTGATTCCCCATGCGGGGTGCTCATCAGAGTGCTTTGTCCAGCTTTCGACGAATGCGGACTCGATTTCAATCTTTGCCATTTCGGCTCCTTTTTTTCACAGGTGTTATGGGTCCGCCAGCGCGCTTCCAATTCGCGCCTGACGTTGCTTCTCGGATGGATGCTGGGGAGACTCCGAACTCGCGTGCGAGTACGGTGCTGAAATCCCCTGCTGCGTACCGCGTACGGATTGATCGGACGTTCGCTGCCGTTAGCCTCGATGTCGGGTGGCTGTTCCCGTGCGACTTGCGATTCCTCACGACGGCATCTTGGGAATTCTGTTTCTCCGTCCCCCAGTAGAGGTGAGCCGGGTTCACGCACGGCGGGTTGTCGCAGGTGTGACATGCGCGGAACTCAGGCTGTTGAGCTGCGCCCTTCGCCCGTTCGAGCGCATACCGGGAAGCAATTACCCGTCGCCCACCAGACGTGTTAAACCGGCCATAGCCGTCCTCTGTCACACCGGCCTTCCACTCCCAGCACTCAGACTGGGACCCAACTGTGTACTTCGAGTCGAATCGCTCGCACTCGGTAGGTCGGCTCCGTTCGTCGGGCGGCGTGACGTACTTCCAGTGCGAATAGTGCGAAGCGCACATCCCGCGCGCTTCGTATGGCTTCCCACAGTCGGGGATTGTGCAGGTTCGGGTACCATTCATGGCAGCCCTCCAATCGGTTAGACGATTTGTGGGTCAGGCCCCGGCGAGTGCGACTAACACTCGGTTTGGGGCCGTCTCCATTCTATCGGAAATGCATGAAAAGCGCTGGTCATTAGCCGCTTTCACGACTCCGTGATCTTCACGCAGCGGCCGTCCTGGAAGATCCTGTCGACGGTCCCGCTGATCTTGATGATTGCCATGTGCTTACTTCCTGTTCTGGCCCTGAGGCCGGTCCGTTTGCGACACGAGCCACCGGTCAGGTGACATCCGCATCGCGGCCATGCATGTTTCGATGAACACGGTGAAAGCCGTATCCGATGGGGTTTCGACGTAGGTGGTCAAAAGCTGACCTCTTCCGGGTGCTCCTTGCACCGGTCGCAAGGCAGCGGGTAGAAGTCGTGAGTCCGGCAGTAGACCGGCCCGCTGTCGATTGCCCGCTTCGCCCTCACTCGCACGGCGTTCCGGATGACGTGCGCCATCTGCAGGTAGTCCGTTGACTCCTGCCGGTGCATCTTCACGGCCGCGATCGCATCCGCCGCGTTCAGGTGACCGATGGTGTCGAACCACTCCATGATCACGAGCCGGTCAACCTGCCTGTTGTCGCCCAGTTGCACCTTGGCGACTACCTGCTTGCACTCGTCGAGCGTCATGCGCTGATTCCCTTCATGTCGATGTCAGTTGCGAGCGCCAGGGTTGCCCGTGCTCGCTGTTCGGGGGTTTGTCGTGTCGGCCGGCTCTTGACGTCCGCCTGCTTGCGGCGCATCCAGTTCCGCCACGTTGACTCCCAGTTCGTTTTGACTCCCTTTTGGCCCGGCTGGGCGATCCAGTAGTCGACGAACGTTGAGTGTTCGGCTTGGCAGTCGATGTCCGGCGCGTCCGTCTTCGCCGTTGCGACAGAGGCAGCAGAGGGCATCCATTCGGGAGAGAGACGAGAACCGCGACTAGCGGGTCTCTCTTTTATTACTTCTTTAGAAGTAATAGGGGTCGGGTCGGGTCGGGTCGGGTCGGGGGCAGGGTTACCAAGTGGTTCGTAACCACCCTGTAACTCGGTTACATCGGGCTGTGTAACCCGGTTACGTTCCCGCCACTTCCGCAGTTTCTCGGCGTTCTTCTCCCGGCCCGCCTCGACCTCAGCTTTCGTAGGCTGGTACTCCTCCCAGTTCCAGAATCGAAACTCAGCCGTCGAGTTTCGAGACTCGACGCTTGAGTTTGGAAACTCGACAGGGACTCGCGCCCACAGCCTCACCGAAACGAGTGCGTCAACGAGCGTCGTTGTGCCGCCCCATTCGTCGATCATGAAATCGGGGACATGCCCATCGGTGAGCTGATCAGCCGCCCACGACCCCGCCACCGTCCACAGCCCGATCGCCGCCAGCCTGTGTCGGCGCGGGATCTGCATCAGCTTTCTCGACGAGTGGAGTTTGTCGTCTACCTTGAACCACGCCATTTCTACCTCCTTCCTTCTCGTTGAAATCGCCCCGCTCGATGCGAGTGCGGAGTCCGCTGTACACGGCGTGCACGACGTCGTTGCTTGATGCCTGACGTTCGGCCAACCATGCGAGGATTGCTGCCTTGTCGAGCGACATCAGAACACCGTTCCGTCGCCGGTCATCAGCCGTCGCGCCGTGGCCTCGTCGACCGTGCGCACCCGCCGAGGTCGTCGTACAGGACCCAGACGAGGTGCAGACCGTGAGGCCCGCAGACCATGCGTTGTGCCGGCCAGGATGACGGGACGCCCCACCGTGGGACTGACCAGCCTTCCTCCGTCGCCAGCATCGGGTGCTCCGACTTGAACTGGTGACAGCGGGGACACAGCGCCTGCAAATTCGAGGCGACCGTGTTCCCTCGCATCCGATTCTGGCGATGGTCGCGCTGCACCGTCCCGACCGCGCCACACCTTACACACCGGCCCATATCGCGCAAGGTGCAAATCTCGTACGCAGCCTTCTCAGCGAGGCGGGTTGGAGGGTCAGGCTTCGGGGTGATCACTGCCCTGCCGCGTCTTCGGCCTGCTCTTCGGCCGTGCGCTCCATCGGGTCGGCGGGCCGTTCCTGGACCGTCATCACCTCGGGTTCGTCGCGGGTGACGACGAGATCGTGAATCCCCGCGATCGACTCCACCTTGTTCTCGTCGGCCTCGATTGCCTTGGCGAGCTCGGTGGACTTCGGCAGGTATGGGGCGAGAGCGCGGATGCCGGTCTTGCGGGCCATCTCTTCCTCGTTGGTCTGCCATGGGGTGCCCTTGTCCCAGTAGTGCGGGCGGCGGGCGAGAACCTTGTCCTTCGGCAGGTACGCCCACACGGTGCCGGCGCCCTTGATCTTCGCCATTGCGACGACGCCCGTCCATGCGCGGTCCTCGTCGTAGTCGGCGGGGTTCCACTCGAAGAAGCGGCCGCGCTCACTGTTGGCGCCGTGGTCGAACTTGTCGCCGTCGCGGACGAGGAACGTCTCGATCTTCTCGATGCGCCCGGACCGGTAGGCCAGTTCGATGTAGCCCTGGTAGCCGATGATCGGCAGGCAGATGTCGACGCCCTTCTCACGTCTGGGGGTGAGGTAGAAGTGTCCGAGCGCCGGGCCGATCTCGAGCTTGAGCTGCGCGGCCAGCATGATGCCGCCGAGTACGGAGGCCGGGGTGGCCTGCTGCAGCTTCGGGGAGGATGCGATGGTGCTGATCGCCGCCCGGACGAACGCGGCCGAGTTGAGCGCGCCGGCCAGCTGCACTTCGATCGCGGCCTGCTGTGCCTGCACGAGATCCTTGATGGTGGGGTTCTTCCGCTGCGCTACCTGCTGGGTGGCGATCTTGCCGGAGAGGTCAGTCATTGTGTGCCTTCTGTTCTTTTTTCCAAATGGTGAGTTCGCCGTAGTCGCTGAGCACGTCGGAGACGGTCAGTCCTGCCTCCCAGCCCTCGGGCGGGTCGGTCGCGAATTCTTCGTTCAGCGCCTTGGTGTCCTTGCGGAGGAATCGGGGCGCTGCGGGGTGCTCGCGGGTGTACATGTCCACGAGTGCAGGATGCTCAGCCTTGAAGAGGGCCATGTCGAACGACGTCGTCGGCTTCGGGCGCTTCCACGTGTAGAGCGCCTTTCCCTGGTAGGCGAGGACGCTCTTGTTCGTGACGTTGAGCAGTTCCTTGTACGCGGCCTTCACCGATTCGATGCGGGCGTCGGCTTCCTTGTACGCGCTGCGTTCCTGCCCGTCGAGGTACCACGCCATGAGCAAGCGCTCGTCGCCGTCCAGCGTCTCGCCAGAGTCGCGGTGGGTTAGCGCCAGTTCCTCGCTCGTTGTGGGCTCAGGCGGCGTTTTCGCCATGACATTGTTCTGCCAGAAGTCCTTCGTGATGCTGATGATCTGGTCGACCACCTGCTGATCCCACTCGATGACGTAGAACTCCGGACGGTTGCCACCGTGGAGCACCGCAAGGTACCCGCGGCGGGCGCCGAGGACGATCATCTGGACGAACACCTGAATCAGGTAGTTGTCCGGCACCCCGTCAGCCCACGCATCAGCCATGAACCGATCCGACGTCTTAAGTTCCAGAGGTTCTCCGAGGTCGGTCACCCGGTCAGGGGTTGCACCGAGCCACGGGTATTCCGTGGACTGCAGCAGCCCCGGCGACGGCAGGACCGTGAGGCCCTTCTTGTCAGCGACCCATGTGGCGATCGCATCCTCGAGGCGGTGGCCCCATTCCTGCCACTCGGTCATGTCGTCGGTGACGTTCGGGTTCAGCTTGTCGAGGTAGATCCCCAGGGGTGTCGAATAGTGGGACAGGCCGAGAATGCACGCGACCTCGGATGCCCCGATGATCGACTTGCGGAGCGTCAGCCATTCCGGGGTATTTGCCGTGGCGGTCAGGATTCGGTAGGCGGTCATACCTCCCACCTCACGGCGTCCATGGCTTCGAGGTTTAGCAGGGGCAGGGACTCCTCGACGGGCATCCAGAGGTGTCGGGCACCCATCGCGGCGAAGATCACAGCGTCGGCCTCGTCGTTGCCCTTCACGTCGACCTGTGCGTAGCGCTTGATCACCGCGGCGAGAACCTTGTCCTTCGGCGCGTTGCCCTTGCCGGTCGCGTACTTGCAGCGCTGGCCCGAGGTAATGACCACGGGCTCCTGATCAACGAACTCGCTGATGTACTTGACCACTAGCCACCAGTGCGCGTGGATCTTGTCGAGGGAGGAGGACTTGGCGCCGAATGCCATGCCCTCGATGACCACAAGGTCGGTGCGGTCGAATATCACCGCTTTGTCGATCTGTTCCGCGATCTTTTCGGACCGAGCAAGGAAGCTGCGCAGCGTCCCGGCGTCCGGCTTCGAGGTGATCGTGTGTGTCGCGATCACCCCGTTCGCAATGACCGCGATCCCGGTTGACGTCATTGACAGGTCGATGCCGATCACGCGGCGGCCGGTGAGGTGCTGCGAGTGTGCGGGCATCAGGCCGGTGTCAGTTCCGATGTCGGTCACTTGGTGGCACCGATCGCCAGGGTGTTTGCAGCGCTCAACGCCTCAACTTCTTCCACGAGCTGGCGGATGACATCCTTGGCGATATTCGGTACCGAGAGGCTGAAATCCGGGTCGGCCAGATCGCGGGCGAAGGCCATCTGGGCGGCGTTCACTCGGCGACCCACTTGGAGATTACGGCTTGCATCGAGGGGTGCTGCATGGTAGCCGGGATGACCTTGCGCACGTCCGCAATCACTTCGGCGGCGACCTCGGCAACAGGACGGAGCAGGGTGAAGGACTCCGACTGGGAAGCCTCGGTCTCCATGTAGTGCATGAGATTCGGGGAGCGCCACCCCATGATGCTCAGGTCCAGCACCATGCCGTTGCTGATCTGGTAGAGGCCATACTCGGTTGGCAGCTCGGCGGGGCGGTTGATCAGCTCGTAGGTGTTGCCGGGGTATGCCTCGACGAACTGGTCACACGTTGCGGTGTACTCGCGGATCTCGCGTACCTTGTCGCCCTTGCGGATGTCTTCCCGCTTGATCGGTGTGCTCATGCCGCCAGCTCCCCAGCGGTGAAGACGGCGCCGAGCTCGCGAGAGTCATCCCGGTCCCGCTCGACGATGACGTAGTACTCGCGCTCAATGGCGAGCTTTCGGATCCCGGCGAGCGACACCGCGTCGAGCATGTCGCCGTCCTCGATGAAGACGAGTCGCAGGTCCGACTTGTCGCTCGTGGCCAGGTCGAACGCGGTGATGATCTTCGCCGCCGAGTTCACCTGCTGTTTGAACGGGATGCCGTCGATGGTGATGCCCGTGTCATCGACCGACATGCCCGTGATCGGGAAGACTGCGGCCTTGAGGCCGTCCGACTTCGTCTTGGCGATCGCCTCGAGCTTCGCGTTCAGCCCGGCGACCACAGCGTTGGCCGCGGTCGCTCGCTCGTCGGCGTCGTGCCAGGCGCGGGCGGCCCGGATGGTGGCGTTCGTCTCTTCGACGCTCGCCAGCTTCGCGGTGATGGCGTCCACGTTGACCGGGCGCACGGTGCGAGCCTCGGCGAGAGTCGTCGCGGCGACCTCTGTGGCGGTGAGCAGGAATGTCTTGGCGGCGTCGAGCAGATCCGAGAGACGGGCGACCTCGCGCTCGGCATCCGACTTCGCGTTCTCCGCGTTGATCGCCGCGGCGCGCAGCCGGTCGACGTGCGCGTTGTGCAGGCGGGCCGTCTCGGCCTCCGCGAGCACTGCCGTCGCCGACACCTCCACGGTGGGCGTGCCGGCCGCGGGCTTCACGAGCGCCTCGACGACGGCCGTGAGCCGCTTTGCCTCGCGTGCCGCATCCGTGCGCCCGTCGTACGCCGCCTTGTGCTCGGCCTCCAACTTGGCGAGGTCGAACGGCAGGGCCACCTTGGACAACAGCACCTCTCGCTGTTTCGGTGCGTCCAGGTTGATGAACGTCTTCGTGTTGAACGACTGGCCGCCTGCCGCTTCGAGGACGAACGCGGGACCGGACGGGTACTTGGCGCCGTCGAGCGCCCACACCTCGAACTTCATGGCCTTGCCCTCGCGGTACGTCTTCCGCAGTCGCGCCTTCGACGTGACGACCTCGAGGTACGCCTCCGTCTCGCCGTCGTGGATGGGCTTCGGGGTGCCCTTGATCCCGCCCGGGGCGAAGATCTCCTCGATGCCGTTGAGGAAGGACGACTTGCCGGAACCGTTCGGCCCGGCGATGACGATCAGCCCGGGCCCGTCCGGCCGGATCGTTGCCGTGCCGACGATGCCGCCGTACTGGTGAGCAGTGAGCTCGGTGATTGCCTGTGTCATGAGTGATCCGTTTCTGTGAAGTACGTCGCCTGGATGTAGGCGACGGTGATGAGTGGTGTGATGAGGCCGAATCCCCAGCCGAGGGTCGGCCAGAGAGGCCAGACGAAGCGCGCCCCGACGAGGAAGACGAGGATGCCGACGATGAAGAGGAGCCAGAGGATGAGTTTCAGCAAGGTGGCTCACCCATCCCGAGCGCCTCAGCGGTCGTCTCGTGGAGCGTTCTGCAGTACGGGCACGTCCACCAGGCGGTATTGTCCGAGTCCACGTCGACGTCCGAGATGCCCGACCAGTTGCAAGGGACCTCGAAGCCCAGAAGGATGACGGGCTCCGTGCACTCGGTATTGGCGATCTCGACGGCGACGCCCTGACCTGAGGAAGCCATTAGGCGGTCCCGTTGATTGCGCGGGCGAGCTCAATGTGGAAGTGATAGACGTTCGACGAGAAGTCCTTACCGTTCACGAAAAAGAACGGCAAGGGATTCATGAGAGCGTTCAGCCCATCGGACAGGATGTCGAGCTGCGCGTCGATGGTGCGGTGCAGGGTGACCATTAGTGGGTCGTTCGTGACCGGTGCGTATCCTGGATCGTCGATTGCGCCCGATGCCCCGGGGACTTCTTCGGCGAGCCACCCGTTCATCTCGAAGTAGCCGCACTCATCTCGAAGCGAAGTCAGCTTCTCGATCGCTGCCTGGATCTCCTCGACGGCGGTCACGAGGCAGCCCGCCACACGACTGCGACGATCGCGCCGAGGATGAGGACAGTCCAGACGACGGCGAGCACTCGTGCGACCTTCCAGATGGCGGTCACTGGGAGATCGCCACAGCGAGAACGAGCAGGCCGAGGACGGCCAGTAGGAGCGCCGTGGTAGCCCAGGCGAGTGCGCTGTGCGACTTCCGGGGCGGGGCAATCGGGGCAGTCACAATGGGCGGGAGCATGAGGCTCCGCGCCACAGCGTCGCGTACCCACTGACGGTTCTCCATCAGATCCAGGCGGGAGATCTCCGGGTCAGACCAGGCGTAGGCGGGCACGTCGATGCTGTCGGCGTGCGGATCAAAGTTCGGGGGCGTGAAGCTCATGAGGTCACCCGCCAGACGTTGACCTGTCGGTTACTACGGCCCGTGGCGGTGACGCCGGATGCTTCGATCACGCCGTCCTTGGTGAGTTCCGACCGCCGCTTGCGGGGTGAGTCGAGGTCGGCGGGCACGTAGTCGAGCTCGGCGAAGTACGCGGCCGTCAACTGCTCGTCCGTCATCGGGCGGCCCGTGATCAGCCGGAGTACGGCGGCCTTGACGTGCACCCGGTTCGTGTTGCTGTCCGCCGCGGCGTGGGAGGTGAGCGGGTCCGACTCTCGGGCTCTCGTCGTGTCGGCGCCGGTGATAGTTGGTACGGTGTCCATGACGTTCCTTTCGTGTGCGTGATGGCCTCACTGGCTCGAACCGGTGAGGCCTTTTTCGTGTGTGCGTAGCGCCGGGAGGATTCGAACCTCCGCAACCCCGCGACCGACTCGGCGCCCGTCGTGCTACTGCGTTTTTGCGGTGACGGTTGGTGCACCGTCGAGCAGGATCAGACCCTGCGTGTTGTCCCAGTGGGCAGCGCCACCCTCGGTCTGCACGTCGCCCTCCCAGTAGGAGATGTACTTACTCCCATCGGAGGCGACACAGACGACGTACGTTCCAGACGATGCGCCCGTGTACACGCCGCTCGGCTCCTGCTGTGCGACAACCCCGTAGCCGGCCGCCGCCCCGCTGGTGTTGGTGATCTGGTCCGGATTGGTCAGCTGCGCGGTCGTCGGGACGGCGAACCCGATGGACGGGCACACCTTGATCGGCTTGGGCGTGCCCTGATTGAAGAAGAACGTGGTCGTCGCAACCCCGTGGATCTGCGCGTTCTCCACGTCGATCACCGTCTGCCTGTATTGGGACCAGTCAGCGGCGGGGATCGGTTGGTTCTTCTGGTAACGGTCCAACTGGCTGTTCGACGCCACCTGATCGTTCTGCGTGGCGCTCGGCGTTTCCGTGCAGCCCGTCAGCGCCAGCCCGAGGGCGACCACGGCGGCCAAGGCGAGAATGGTTTTCTTGCGGTTCATGGTTGCTCTTTCTGTTAGAAGCAGATGCGGGCGTTTGCCTGCACCAGATCGGTGGGGGCCGGTTTCAGGTCCGGGAAGACCTGGCAGAAGGTGACCTTGATCTGTGCCTTCTGCGCGGGGTCGAGCGCCTTGTCGTAACCGGCGATGCGGTCGCGCTCCTGGGAGACAAGACCCGACTGGTACTGCTGGCCGTTCGTGTTCACGCCGTACTGTGCGGTCTGGTTGGCCTGAGCGAGCGCCCAGTAGCCGAACCACGCACCGACAAGCACGACGATCGCGGCAAGGGTGAGTAAGACGTATTTCATATGGACCTCTCTGTTGGTGAGTGCCAGTGCGCCGATCAGTGAGCGCACGCACTGGCTGGTCGGGACTCGAAGCCGACCGGCTGGTTACCTCGTGACCGCTTAGCCCTTACCGGGTACCCATGAGGGCCGTCTGTAACCACGTCTGCCGCCGATCGCGCTAGAGCGGTCATCGACGGCCTTACCCACCAACCTCAGGGGGTCAGCGGTCGTGCTCCCCTGCCGTTTGTGGCCTGGGTCATGTGAGCGAGGGCTTTACGGGCCTGACGCTCTAC
This genomic window contains:
- a CDS encoding HNH endonuclease, yielding MGRCVRCGAVGTVQRDHRQNRMRGNTVASNLQALCPRCHQFKSEHPMLATEEGWSVPRWGVPSSWPAQRMVCGPHGLHLVWVLYDDLGGCARSTRPRRDG
- a CDS encoding recombinase RecT, whose translation is MTDLSGKIATQQVAQRKNPTIKDLVQAQQAAIEVQLAGALNSAAFVRAAISTIASSPKLQQATPASVLGGIMLAAQLKLEIGPALGHFYLTPRREKGVDICLPIIGYQGYIELAYRSGRIEKIETFLVRDGDKFDHGANSERGRFFEWNPADYDEDRAWTGVVAMAKIKGAGTVWAYLPKDKVLARRPHYWDKGTPWQTNEEEMARKTGIRALAPYLPKSTELAKAIEADENKVESIAGIHDLVVTRDEPEVMTVQERPADPMERTAEEQAEDAAGQ
- a CDS encoding lambda-exonuclease family protein, translated to MTAYRILTATANTPEWLTLRKSIIGASEVACILGLSHYSTPLGIYLDKLNPNVTDDMTEWQEWGHRLEDAIATWVADKKGLTVLPSPGLLQSTEYPWLGATPDRVTDLGEPLELKTSDRFMADAWADGVPDNYLIQVFVQMIVLGARRGYLAVLHGGNRPEFYVIEWDQQVVDQIISITKDFWQNNVMAKTPPEPTTSEELALTHRDSGETLDGDERLLMAWYLDGQERSAYKEADARIESVKAAYKELLNVTNKSVLAYQGKALYTWKRPKPTTSFDMALFKAEHPALVDMYTREHPAAPRFLRKDTKALNEEFATDPPEGWEAGLTVSDVLSDYGELTIWKKEQKAHND